Genomic DNA from Acidobacteriota bacterium:
GCCGGCCTCGGCTTCGCTCAGTTCGGGATGCTTCGACTTGTAGCGTGCCAGCTTCTTTTCCGCTGTGGAGGTCACGGCGATGGTCTTCGCGAAATTGCCTTCCGACTTCGCCTCGAACAGCAGCGGCACCTCGATCACGGCGAGATTGGTTTCCGGTGACGAAGCGGCGATGTGATCCATCCACTTCACCTCGTGCGCAGACACGGCGGGGTGCACGATGCTCTCCAGTTTTTGGCGTCGCTCCGGCGCACGGAAGGCCTCGTCGGCAAGCTTCTTGCGGTCGATGCGCCCGCCGGGATCGAGGATCGCGCGGCCGAACTCGGCGACCACCCGGTTATGGACCGTTTCGCCGGGCAGATAGAGTTGATGGACGATGGCGTCCGCGCTCAGGACCGCGACGTGGGGCAGGTCGGCGAACATCTGCAGCACGGTCGACTTGCCGCAGGCGATGCCACCGGTGATGGCGACCCTTACCATTTTCCCCCAACCACTCTAGCTCCGCGCCGACATCGCGGGAGCGTCTGCGGATACAGCCGTGCCGCGGCGCAGCTTCATCGCCTTCACCGTGTTGCTCATCAGCATGGCGATAGTCAGCGGGCCCACGCCGCCGGGCACGGGCGTGAGCGCGCCCGCGACTTGCGCGACCTCAGGGTGCACGTCGCCGATGAGCGTGAATCCTTTGGCGGCGAAATCGGTTTCGCGCTTGGCGTCGCCCTTAAAAAACTTCGCGAATTCGGCAGCGTCGGTGATGCGATTGATGCCCACGTCGATCACGACCGCGCCCGGCCGCACGAAGTCTTTGGTGATCATGCCGGCCTTACCGATGGCGGCGACGAGGATATCGGCGCCGCGGCAGACGCCGGGCAGGTCGCGCGTCTTCGAATGGCAGATGGTCACGGTGGCGTTCGCGTTGGTCAGCAGCATCGCGACCGGCTTGCCAACGATGTCGCTGCGTCCCACGACGACCGCGTTCTGCGCGGAGACCTCGATGCCACTGCGCTTCAGGATCTCCATGACGCCAGCCGGCGTGCACGGCACCAGGCCGGGACGCTGGGTGGAGAGAAAGCCGACGTTCATGGGATGGAATCCATCGACGTCTTTCTCGGGCGCGACCTCGAGCAGCACTTTCTTGGCGTCCACCTGCTTGGGCAGCGGAAGCTGGATGAGGATGCCGTCAATGTCGTCGCGCGCGTTCAGCTCGTAGACCAGCGCGATCATCTCGGCGGTGGTCACCGTTTCCGGCGGCGTGATCTGCTCGCTGTAGATGCCAAGCTGCTCGCAAGCCTTGATCTTGTTGCGAACGTAGATCTCGGAAGCCGGATCGTGGCCCACGAGCACGGCGGCGAGTCCGGGACGCAGGCTTTGTCCTTGCGCAGCGAGCGCGCGAATCTCCTGCGCGACCTCATCTTTGATCTGCGCGGCGATCTTGGTGCCGTCGAGGATGGTGGCCATCTTTTCTCCCAGGGCTCCGCAACGCTCGCGGACTCGCTGCTTCGCCCTCGCGCTTTGCGCGCGCGGGTCGGCGCTCGCTCCGCGCTCACCCGACTATCTTAACCGGACAATGCGAAAAAACAGATTCCTCGGAGTTTGTTCCAGGGTCGCCGCAACGCTTTCGCTTCGCGCTTCTACGCTCGGCTCTGCTGCGTCGCCCCTCGCGCTGTCCGGCGCTCGCTCCGCGCTCACCCGTTGCTGCTCCAACAACGTTCTCGGACTCCTCGGAATGACAAGCAGGGGAATGACAAGGCGGTAGAATGAGCACGATGCTTTCGCAGAAACTGCTCGACATCCTGGTCTGCCCTGCCTGCCGCCAGCCCCTGACGTTTCGCCAGGACCGGCAGGATTTCCGCTGCGCCGCGTGCAGGCGGGTGTATCCCATGCGCGACGGGATTCCCATCCTGCTGATCGACGAAGCCAAGGTTGAAGAGGCGTAATAGAGGGCGACTAGCGGCTGCTGGGCGGCTTGGCCGCGGTGTCGGCGAAGGCGTCGTGCGAGACCGTGATCGTCTGCCCTGACGAGGTCGAGACGATGAGCGACTTGCCGCTGACGCTTAAGCGGATGATGTCGCCGGTGACGCCTGGCAGCGGGTGCGGGCGCCAGGTGCTGCCGGCGTTGGCGGAGTAGTAGAGCGCGCCGCTGGCGCCGCCCGCCCAGATCTCGTCGCCATCGGCGGCGAGCGCACGGAACTTCAGCGCCTTGTCCTTGGCGATGGGCACGTCGGCCCAGTTGCGGCCGCCATCGCGCGAGCGCTGCACACGGCCGTCGGAAGTGACGGTCCAGCGCAGCGTGGCGGGCTTGAGCTCGGCGCGCTGCGCGGCCTCTTCGCCCAGCGTCGCGTTTCGCGTCGCGATATTTCCGGCGTAGCCCGGGCCGTAAAGGCCGGGGCTCATCGCGGCGGGAGTCGCTCCTTCGCGAGTCTTGGCCCGCGTCGCTGCCGGTTCCGGGCTGGGAGCAGCTTTGGCCATCGCGACTGAATCGTAAGCGGCGGCGGCCGTTGCCGGCGGCGCCGACGGCTTTGCCGCGGCGTGTTGCTCGGCGGACCGGCGTGCAAACTTGGCGTCCTTGAACGGCTCGTTCCGCTCGGCTTGCGCAACCATTCCCGCGGACGCTCCACCTGCGGCGTGCTCCTCCCTAACCTTATTACTACTGACGGCAGGATTGCCATTACTGCTGACGGCAAGACTTCCGGCATCCGCGGACTTCGGCGCTACAACCGGAGCTGGCGGCGCGACGGCGGCCATGGTGCGCGCACCGTCTTCTTTCTTCTGCTGTTTCGCGAGTCCCTCTTTGTTCTTCGTAAGCTCGTCGAGCCGGGCTTCGGTGTTGTTCTTGACCTCCGCGGCCCGCAGATCCGCAACGGCGGCATCGCGCTCGCGCATACTGGCCTTGCCCGCAGAGCCCGCTTCGAGCGCCGGCGGTTGCGCCTGCGCCGGCTTCTCCGCCGTTGCGACCAGGGTTTTGTCTGCGCTGAGCGCAGGTGACGGCGTGGATACTCGCGCGGATAGCGGCGACTGCTGCATCCGTGGCGACTGCATCACCACGGCGACGGCGACCACGGCGACGGCGGCGGCGACCGCTCCCCAACGTATCGTATTCGCGCCCACCGGCCACGGCAGCCAGCGCGGCCTTGCCGGTGCGGACACTGCCGCTGCGGACGCCGCGGTTTCGAGCTCTTCGATCGGTTCCGGCGCGGCGAGTGCAACCACCTCGCGGCAATCCGTGCAGGTGGCGAGATGGGCGAGCACGCCATCACGCTCCGCGCCGGCGAGCGAGCGCTCGGCAAAGGCGGTGAGCTGGTCGGCGTCAGGATGCCAGCCGGGATGGGGACCGGTCACCGGCATTTTCGCCAGGCGCGCACGCACGAGCTTAGACACGTCTGCCACTTAGCTTCCTTCCTTCTTGGAGAACGGTGCGGCGGCGGAATCTTGCGCCAGCCGCGCCCGAATGTCGACCTGGAGATCGCGCACATCGGCCGCCAGCGCCTCCTCCGCCTGGCGGCGGCTCATGCCGCGCTTCACCAGGGCGTCAAGCACGTGCTTGCGCAGCTGCGCGGTGAGCTTGTCGAGCTTGCGGCTGATGGTGGATTCGTGCACGGCGAGCGTGCGCGCTACTTCGGCAAGCGTCCGCTGATCGAGGAAATAGCTGGCGAGGACGTAGCGGTCCTCCGCCGGCAGCGCGGCGAGCGCGGCATCGACCGCGGCCTCGAGCCGCGGATCCACCACGACGGATCCCTCCTGCACGGGTGCGGCAAACTGCACGCCTTCCTCGTTCTCTTCTTCCAGGCTAACGAGTTTCTTCTGGCTGCGATAGCGGTTGACGAACTCCTGCGCCAGCACGGTGCGCAGCCATCCCTCGAGCGAACCGCGTCCCATATAGAACAGCAGCTTGGAGCGGCGCTGGCCATCGCGCAGCTCGGTGCCGTAGAGGTCGGCGTAGAGCGAGTCGGCAAGCTCGCGTCCGGTGGCGTCGTTGCGCGCGATGGCGCGGCCGGCGTCGAACAGCTTCTCGCGGAAGCGGCTGAGGAATACCTCCCAGGCGTGCTCGTTGCCGGCAGCACAGGCGCGGGCGATCGCCAACTCTTCCACCCGCAGCGAGCGGTAGAGGGCGGTCGCGTCTCCGGGGGCGGCATTGGCGGGCAGGTACTTCGCGCCCACCTCCGCCAGGATGCGCAGGAACTCGAGCTGTGGCAGGCCGTAGTCGGCGGCGTGGCTTTCCGCCCACAGCTCGCCGAAGAGCCGCTCCAGCCACTGGCCGGCAACGCCGGTCGCGACCGTAGCCGTACGCTCGGGCTTGGTCCCTGCACTCATTTTTCGCAGACCGCTGCTAAAAGCATTTTCCAGGCCTATGGAAGGTGGATGTTATCAACATTTTGGACGCTGGCAGCAGTGACTTTGGTTAGCTGTTCAGCGTTTTTTCTGGGGGCGGTGTCAAAGGTTTTGGGGGATCGTTCGACTCGCTCGGCCGACGGGCCCAACTTTGGGTGGGGTCGGCGCATTTATTCCTGCAAGCTCGAGGAATACCTGCGTTCTGGATGAAAGGAGCAACATCATGCGCAGTCTCAAGACCTTGACCGTACTCGCAGTTTTCGCTGGAGCGCTCGTCATGCTCCGGCTAGCGATCCCGACGGCGGCGCGCGCCGGCGAAGCGACCACGACCCCCGGAGGCTACCGCGTGCTGGCGCCGATCACGCACGGCAACCTGACCATCTTTCCGGTGGTGGGGGCGAGCACGCACGACACCCACGATCTCATCACGCTCGATGAGGGCTTGCGCTCGGGCGAAGTCATCGTGACCGAAGCCGGGCAGGTGCAACCGCTCATGCGGCGCCGCGGCACGCCACAGCGTTATCGTTACTCTGGGGACGGCGCGCAGGTGAACCAACTCGTGCTGGTGAATAACTCCAAGCGGCCGTTGCTGCTCCTGGCCGGCGAGATCGTGACCGGTGGCAAGCAGGACCGCGTCATCGGCAAAGACCGCATCATCCCGGCAGAGAGCGAT
This window encodes:
- the coaE gene encoding dephospho-CoA kinase (Dephospho-CoA kinase (CoaE) performs the final step in coenzyme A biosynthesis.) — its product is MVRVAITGGIACGKSTVLQMFADLPHVAVLSADAIVHQLYLPGETVHNRVVAEFGRAILDPGGRIDRKKLADEAFRAPERRQKLESIVHPAVSAHEVKWMDHIAASSPETNLAVIEVPLLFEAKSEGNFAKTIAVTSTAEKKLARYKSKHPELSEAEAGAELERRSASQLPDAEKAGRADFVVDNSGTMDATRAQVKKIYQQLTPQLT
- the folD gene encoding bifunctional methylenetetrahydrofolate dehydrogenase/methenyltetrahydrofolate cyclohydrolase FolD encodes the protein MATILDGTKIAAQIKDEVAQEIRALAAQGQSLRPGLAAVLVGHDPASEIYVRNKIKACEQLGIYSEQITPPETVTTAEMIALVYELNARDDIDGILIQLPLPKQVDAKKVLLEVAPEKDVDGFHPMNVGFLSTQRPGLVPCTPAGVMEILKRSGIEVSAQNAVVVGRSDIVGKPVAMLLTNANATVTICHSKTRDLPGVCRGADILVAAIGKAGMITKDFVRPGAVVIDVGINRITDAAEFAKFFKGDAKRETDFAAKGFTLIGDVHPEVAQVAGALTPVPGGVGPLTIAMLMSNTVKAMKLRRGTAVSADAPAMSARS
- a CDS encoding Trm112 family protein, encoding MSTMLSQKLLDILVCPACRQPLTFRQDRQDFRCAACRRVYPMRDGIPILLIDEAKVEEA
- a CDS encoding zf-HC2 domain-containing protein — translated: MADVSKLVRARLAKMPVTGPHPGWHPDADQLTAFAERSLAGAERDGVLAHLATCTDCREVVALAAPEPIEELETAASAAAVSAPARPRWLPWPVGANTIRWGAVAAAVAVVAVAVVMQSPRMQQSPLSARVSTPSPALSADKTLVATAEKPAQAQPPALEAGSAGKASMRERDAAVADLRAAEVKNNTEARLDELTKNKEGLAKQQKKEDGARTMAAVAPPAPVVAPKSADAGSLAVSSNGNPAVSSNKVREEHAAGGASAGMVAQAERNEPFKDAKFARRSAEQHAAAKPSAPPATAAAAYDSVAMAKAAPSPEPAATRAKTREGATPAAMSPGLYGPGYAGNIATRNATLGEEAAQRAELKPATLRWTVTSDGRVQRSRDGGRNWADVPIAKDKALKFRALAADGDEIWAGGASGALYYSANAGSTWRPHPLPGVTGDIIRLSVSGKSLIVSTSSGQTITVSHDAFADTAAKPPSSR
- a CDS encoding sigma-70 family RNA polymerase sigma factor gives rise to the protein MSAGTKPERTATVATGVAGQWLERLFGELWAESHAADYGLPQLEFLRILAEVGAKYLPANAAPGDATALYRSLRVEELAIARACAAGNEHAWEVFLSRFREKLFDAGRAIARNDATGRELADSLYADLYGTELRDGQRRSKLLFYMGRGSLEGWLRTVLAQEFVNRYRSQKKLVSLEEENEEGVQFAAPVQEGSVVVDPRLEAAVDAALAALPAEDRYVLASYFLDQRTLAEVARTLAVHESTISRKLDKLTAQLRKHVLDALVKRGMSRRQAEEALAADVRDLQVDIRARLAQDSAAAPFSKKEGS